A single Methylobacterium sp. 17Sr1-1 DNA region contains:
- a CDS encoding TIGR02594 family protein yields the protein MKKYTITDVTEEELEDLLSDLRLQGYNPVTIGPKDELYTVVADAPPTDGSKGSGDSQSGEGSPGTGKDEATFVAARSPIPLQVIYRRADATEIIREGGSRAWRNNNPGNIVSGSFAIEHGAIGADTRFAIFPSEEVGLLAVMSLLRAPSYRNLSLTEAINRYAPPSENHTAHYVDFVAKRTGIDTKTVLSSLTDADLSNVAKSIQKIEGWTPGKQYSADKPRASISARAAGPASSAAPAATDWMRVALREESLPPIERSEWADPGENPRILNYIRVAAPWFDPMKDGGDEVHWCASFVNYCLERAGYRGTGHPGARSFFWNKDRHFIELEKPQYGCIGVFRDAPFADAAWKNGNGHVGFITRWTDTEVELLGGNQSNTVKREWYAKTSAKSTTVKRKLVAYLMPAMN from the coding sequence GTGAAGAAATACACGATTACCGACGTTACGGAAGAAGAGCTTGAGGATCTTCTCTCCGATTTGCGCCTACAGGGCTACAATCCGGTGACGATAGGACCGAAAGATGAACTTTACACGGTCGTAGCCGACGCACCGCCCACGGATGGCTCTAAAGGAAGCGGGGACTCGCAGTCGGGCGAAGGAAGTCCGGGCACTGGTAAGGACGAAGCGACCTTCGTTGCCGCGCGATCGCCGATACCGCTCCAGGTAATCTATCGACGCGCGGATGCGACAGAGATCATTAGAGAAGGTGGCTCCCGCGCCTGGCGCAACAACAATCCAGGCAACATCGTCAGCGGGTCGTTCGCCATCGAACATGGTGCGATCGGTGCCGACACGAGGTTCGCAATCTTTCCCAGTGAGGAGGTCGGCCTGCTGGCCGTGATGTCGCTACTACGCGCGCCCTCATATCGGAATCTGAGTCTGACGGAAGCAATCAATCGATATGCACCCCCCAGTGAGAATCACACGGCGCATTACGTCGACTTCGTCGCCAAGCGCACTGGTATCGACACTAAGACTGTTCTGTCGAGTCTAACCGATGCCGATCTGTCTAACGTAGCGAAATCTATTCAAAAGATTGAGGGCTGGACGCCTGGCAAGCAATACTCTGCCGACAAGCCGCGGGCGTCGATTTCCGCCAGAGCGGCAGGGCCAGCGTCCTCGGCCGCCCCTGCTGCAACAGATTGGATGCGAGTCGCACTCCGAGAGGAATCGCTACCTCCGATCGAGCGTTCTGAGTGGGCCGATCCAGGAGAGAACCCGCGGATCTTGAATTACATCCGAGTGGCCGCACCCTGGTTTGATCCAATGAAGGACGGAGGTGACGAAGTCCACTGGTGCGCCTCTTTCGTCAACTATTGTCTTGAGAGAGCAGGCTACAGGGGCACTGGGCACCCCGGAGCCCGATCCTTTTTCTGGAACAAGGACCGCCATTTCATAGAATTGGAGAAGCCGCAATACGGCTGTATCGGAGTGTTCCGTGATGCGCCATTTGCCGACGCCGCCTGGAAGAACGGAAATGGTCACGTCGGCTTTATTACTCGGTGGACTGATACTGAGGTAGAGCTTCTGGGCGGCAATCAATCGAACACGGTCAAAAGAGAGTGGTATGCCAAGACATCGGCAAAGAGTACGACCGTCAAAAGGAAGCTGGTGGCGTACTTGATGCCAGCGATGAACTAA
- a CDS encoding patatin-like phospholipase family protein encodes MVGQVWFRILALVRCWWQEPIGIVVPLLAAAIVLFAPQMPDMWVALQNEQSGVWAPLKFGLAAALLGFTSWYWTRAALFARIDQDDYFTAEHWRSLDSHATSGKTIDIFAASWARKWAPRLSVLVVGIIALLPAIWVDRSSAAAITGAPLLGIAGGAVGVLFVTLLTTLREWRRWYYGVRAPRWMWCIRTSSIFAAAPFGWPVAVACLAASLGASFVLGMWPQWVQKFFPAPVAALCALAFVVGPLVLVLGFIRDVLHLLLRLMFWAECKLTRRKFSKPPRRILEPLRDGLGPFILLIWLYANPFGANLTAYHVRLVDHLGQKQACAGQDSRPSMIVDCRPDLSGALEAWSTARFPDWKRDKPIPVVIVAAEGGASRAAAWLLAAMRYLQDRTDQEFDRYLFAISGVSGGSLGAATYLQAAVTYGETGGVLNWRNNPKAYKGATQLAGEDLLAESVATYFINDVFGRLIGSVWPFDDRAVVLEHTFERFWADPRGLDVGREQAVAGFLDLYGRKKGLPQLILNGTDRQTGQRLITATFRFSDGDDIFAGSDDFLYVLGHDVPIATAVTNSARFPYISPAGHFRRLRPSADFGDNAVLDGGYFDNYGARTASELARAIARNPLYRPIVVVISNDADGIRKTDSPKKGDKAPYVWQSAIHCRKSIPLTPEQAVLNNRAIGHNVFEFLAPIVGLAAIRGSHSRDALYILQRELCDATYDGPTSDSSRRPDRFFHIALSRPTNEREAAPMNWVLNDRARHFLTETAFRPEPEDFNNQQIAGLLKTINEIKINKLLKEPDTNGR; translated from the coding sequence GTGGTCGGGCAAGTCTGGTTTCGGATACTGGCGCTCGTGCGCTGCTGGTGGCAGGAGCCGATCGGGATTGTCGTGCCATTACTAGCGGCAGCCATCGTACTTTTCGCTCCCCAGATGCCGGACATGTGGGTTGCATTACAGAACGAGCAAAGCGGCGTTTGGGCACCGCTGAAGTTCGGTCTTGCGGCAGCCCTGCTCGGATTCACTTCTTGGTATTGGACGCGTGCCGCCCTGTTCGCGCGGATCGATCAGGATGATTACTTCACTGCGGAGCACTGGAGATCACTCGACTCACATGCAACATCAGGCAAGACGATCGATATCTTTGCGGCAAGCTGGGCTAGAAAGTGGGCGCCCCGTCTATCCGTTCTCGTTGTAGGCATTATTGCATTGTTGCCGGCCATCTGGGTTGACCGGAGCTCTGCAGCTGCTATAACGGGCGCACCGCTCCTAGGTATCGCTGGAGGAGCCGTCGGTGTTCTATTCGTTACACTATTGACCACGTTACGAGAGTGGCGCCGCTGGTACTACGGTGTCCGTGCACCGCGATGGATGTGGTGCATCCGGACCTCGTCGATCTTCGCTGCCGCACCCTTCGGTTGGCCAGTGGCCGTCGCTTGTCTGGCAGCCAGCTTAGGAGCCAGCTTTGTTCTCGGGATGTGGCCGCAATGGGTGCAAAAGTTCTTCCCGGCGCCAGTTGCCGCGCTGTGTGCACTCGCATTCGTAGTCGGGCCACTTGTTCTCGTTCTCGGCTTCATCCGCGATGTACTTCACCTTTTGCTGAGATTGATGTTCTGGGCCGAGTGCAAGTTAACGCGGCGAAAGTTCTCCAAGCCACCTCGCCGGATTTTGGAACCGCTTCGCGACGGGCTCGGGCCATTCATTTTGCTGATCTGGCTCTATGCTAATCCGTTCGGTGCAAATTTAACGGCGTATCATGTCCGCCTAGTCGACCATCTTGGCCAAAAGCAGGCATGCGCTGGTCAAGATTCACGCCCGAGCATGATCGTTGATTGCCGCCCTGATCTCTCCGGTGCACTTGAAGCCTGGAGCACTGCGCGATTTCCGGATTGGAAGAGGGACAAGCCCATCCCTGTCGTGATTGTCGCAGCGGAGGGCGGCGCGAGCCGCGCGGCGGCATGGCTTCTCGCTGCGATGCGCTACCTACAAGATCGAACAGACCAGGAATTTGATCGATACCTCTTCGCGATTAGTGGCGTTTCAGGTGGCAGTCTCGGTGCTGCTACCTACTTACAGGCTGCTGTCACATACGGAGAGACGGGCGGAGTTCTAAACTGGCGAAACAATCCGAAGGCTTACAAGGGGGCAACACAACTCGCAGGAGAAGACCTTCTCGCGGAAAGCGTAGCGACCTATTTTATCAACGATGTCTTTGGCCGCCTGATTGGTTCAGTTTGGCCCTTCGATGATCGTGCCGTAGTGCTCGAGCACACCTTCGAGCGGTTCTGGGCGGATCCCAGAGGGCTGGACGTCGGGCGCGAACAGGCTGTTGCCGGATTCCTTGATCTCTACGGGCGCAAGAAGGGCCTGCCCCAACTTATTCTCAACGGAACCGACCGGCAAACAGGCCAGCGGCTGATCACCGCGACGTTCCGGTTCAGCGACGGTGACGACATATTCGCAGGCAGCGATGATTTTCTCTATGTCTTAGGTCACGACGTACCAATCGCTACGGCGGTGACCAACTCCGCACGATTCCCCTATATCTCGCCGGCCGGCCACTTCCGTCGCCTGAGACCGTCGGCGGACTTCGGAGATAACGCCGTGCTCGACGGCGGGTACTTCGACAATTACGGTGCTCGCACGGCGTCGGAGCTTGCGAGAGCCATTGCTAGGAATCCGCTGTATAGACCGATCGTCGTCGTCATCAGTAACGATGCCGATGGAATTCGCAAAACCGATTCTCCCAAGAAGGGGGACAAGGCTCCTTATGTATGGCAATCGGCGATTCACTGCCGAAAATCGATCCCTTTGACGCCAGAACAGGCTGTTCTCAACAATCGTGCTATCGGACACAACGTTTTCGAGTTTTTGGCCCCGATCGTTGGACTAGCGGCAATCCGCGGGTCGCACAGCCGCGACGCCCTCTACATTCTGCAGCGCGAGCTCTGTGACGCCACGTACGATGGACCGACTTCCGACTCGTCGCGGCGGCCAGATCGCTTCTTCCATATCGCACTATCGCGTCCGACGAACGAACGTGAAGCGGCGCCTATGAACTGGGTTCTGAATGATCGCGCTAGGCATTTCCTTACTGAAACAGCGTTTCGACCCGAGCCAGAAGATTTCAATAATCAGCAGATTGCCGGCCTTCTAAAAACTATTAATGAAATAAAGATTAATAAGCTTTTGAAGGAGCCTGATACCAACGGGCGTTGA
- a CDS encoding methyl-accepting chemotaxis protein codes for MRLSIKSCLIGLFCMTAAISGAQGLIAISQLGSIQTRIEEVATNSIPSVDALHRLNTLTRDYRVKFYRLIVASDDKTGSAENMKVVKNTLRDITVLRKAYEPLISLEEERSIYKQYTERWDMYLRELEPIFAAAERGRRDEALAKLASGARAVELGKEIGELLQKGVILNKQVADAAAQSSLVSIGWAVHVAYVSMGIAIVTSVCAMLFCLLGISRPLVHISAAMRRLAGGDVAVVVPSAGRQNEIGAMASAVQVFKDNLIHTRTLEEETILARASAEEQRRAGMRQIADVFERAVGGIVRQVSASATELQATAQTMTATATQTAAQSTAVAAAAEEAASNVGTVAAAAEELGTSVQEISRQVDGSARLSQTAVAEARQTAHQVRALTEATARIGDVVGLISSIAAQTNLLALNATIEAARAGAAGRGFAVVAAEVKELAGQTAKATEEITSQIAAIQASTGQAAGAIGQITARIEQISEVATSIAAAVEEQGAATQEIVRNVSQAAAGTGEVTGNIAGVAGAAEETGAAASQVLASASELSRQSEYLGAEVARFLATVRAA; via the coding sequence ATGCGCCTATCAATTAAGTCATGCCTCATCGGCCTGTTCTGCATGACCGCCGCGATCTCTGGTGCTCAGGGTCTTATCGCAATAAGTCAGCTTGGATCTATACAGACGCGGATCGAGGAAGTAGCAACGAATTCCATTCCTTCAGTTGACGCGCTCCACCGCCTTAACACACTCACGCGCGATTACCGCGTCAAGTTTTATCGACTGATAGTCGCCTCAGATGATAAGACCGGCAGCGCAGAGAATATGAAAGTAGTAAAAAATACCTTAAGAGACATCACAGTTCTTAGAAAGGCATATGAGCCGTTGATTTCCTTAGAGGAGGAGCGCTCAATCTATAAACAATATACCGAACGTTGGGACATGTACCTGAGAGAGCTTGAGCCGATTTTCGCCGCTGCTGAACGCGGGCGCAGGGACGAGGCCCTTGCGAAATTGGCAAGCGGGGCGCGCGCTGTTGAGCTCGGCAAAGAGATTGGCGAGCTGTTGCAGAAGGGTGTAATTCTTAACAAGCAGGTTGCCGATGCTGCGGCGCAGAGCAGCCTGGTCAGCATCGGCTGGGCCGTGCACGTCGCGTACGTGTCGATGGGCATTGCCATCGTGACCTCGGTCTGTGCGATGCTGTTCTGCTTGTTGGGCATTTCACGCCCACTCGTACACATATCTGCCGCCATGCGTCGGCTCGCGGGGGGGGACGTTGCCGTCGTGGTGCCGAGCGCGGGGCGGCAGAACGAAATCGGCGCGATGGCATCTGCGGTTCAGGTGTTCAAGGATAACTTGATCCACACCCGCACCCTCGAGGAAGAGACAATCCTCGCCCGCGCTTCAGCCGAGGAGCAGCGCCGCGCTGGCATGCGCCAGATAGCGGACGTCTTTGAGCGAGCCGTTGGCGGCATCGTCCGCCAGGTTTCGGCCTCGGCCACCGAGCTTCAGGCCACCGCTCAGACTATGACCGCCACTGCAACACAGACCGCGGCCCAGTCCACCGCCGTCGCGGCCGCCGCCGAGGAGGCTGCGTCCAACGTCGGGACGGTTGCGGCGGCTGCCGAGGAGCTCGGCACTTCGGTCCAGGAGATCAGTCGCCAGGTCGACGGCTCGGCCCGCCTCTCCCAGACCGCCGTCGCGGAAGCCCGGCAGACGGCGCATCAGGTCCGCGCCCTGACCGAGGCCACCGCCCGCATCGGCGACGTGGTCGGTTTGATTTCGTCGATCGCCGCGCAGACCAACCTCCTGGCGCTGAACGCCACCATCGAGGCGGCCCGTGCCGGTGCCGCGGGCCGCGGCTTCGCGGTGGTCGCCGCTGAGGTAAAGGAACTCGCCGGCCAGACGGCCAAGGCGACTGAGGAGATCACGAGCCAGATCGCGGCGATCCAGGCCTCGACCGGCCAGGCGGCCGGCGCGATCGGCCAGATCACGGCGCGGATCGAACAGATCAGCGAGGTCGCGACCTCGATCGCGGCGGCGGTGGAGGAGCAGGGCGCGGCGACGCAGGAGATCGTCCGCAACGTCTCACAAGCCGCCGCCGGTACTGGCGAGGTGACCGGCAATATCGCGGGCGTGGCGGGCGCGGCCGAAGAAACCGGAGCAGCAGCCAGCCAGGTGCTCGCCTCTGCTTCCGAGCTCTCGCGCCAGTCCGAGTATCTCGGTGCGGAGGTCGCCCGATTCCTCGCTACCGTCAGGGCCGCCTGA
- a CDS encoding ISL3 family transposase, with protein sequence MPSVPDGLHVDDLTLNTAGLLITAHTTAHQATCPSCGRSSTRVHSTYWRTLKDLPWQDRTVTWHLRVRRFRCGHCPGRIFAEPAVGMGSRKARRSERLAEAQTDIGMVLGGEPGARLSRRLAMPVSGDTVLRLVRRRGIASSPAPRVVGIDDWAWRRGQSYGTIVCDLERRRVIDLLPGRSAAPVRDWLAAHPSVAVVSRDRAGPYAEAARTGAPAAMQVADRWHLLVNASEALRSIVERHQSEIRAVAIHSRPEPSLPPDPAKTEPAPETSSRRRDRCEAALRLHGEGQPTKEIARRLGASRNAVRRWIRAGQFVPYRRAPGPSQLDRYISVVEARWQEGQRSATCLHRELCAQGFTGGYDIVRRWVARQQSEAPARPPSARIPSTRRITRWLTGDPAVLSPVDRAFTQALCNAAPRLKRAAEDVRAFADLLHQDDPAGLTPWLEAAASELGGFVTGLRQDENAVRAAIAEPWSNGHVEGQVNRLKLIKRSMYGRAKFDLLRQRVLHAA encoded by the coding sequence ATGCCGTCGGTCCCGGACGGCCTTCACGTCGATGATCTGACGCTGAACACAGCCGGGTTGCTGATCACCGCCCACACCACCGCTCACCAGGCGACCTGTCCGAGCTGCGGCCGATCCTCGACTCGCGTTCACAGCACGTACTGGCGAACCCTCAAGGACCTGCCGTGGCAAGATCGGACTGTGACGTGGCACCTGCGCGTGCGCCGCTTCCGCTGCGGCCACTGCCCGGGGCGGATCTTCGCCGAACCAGCAGTGGGGATGGGTTCACGCAAAGCGCGTCGAAGCGAACGATTGGCTGAGGCGCAGACCGATATCGGCATGGTGCTCGGCGGCGAGCCCGGTGCTCGTTTGTCGCGACGACTGGCGATGCCGGTCAGCGGCGACACGGTTCTGCGCCTGGTCCGTCGACGCGGCATCGCCTCCTCGCCGGCGCCGCGCGTGGTCGGCATCGATGATTGGGCGTGGCGGCGCGGTCAGTCCTACGGCACCATCGTCTGCGACCTGGAACGGCGGCGCGTCATCGACCTGCTGCCTGGTCGCTCTGCGGCACCGGTGCGGGACTGGCTTGCCGCCCATCCGAGCGTCGCCGTCGTCAGCCGTGACCGCGCCGGACCCTACGCCGAGGCTGCGCGCACAGGCGCCCCGGCGGCGATGCAGGTTGCAGATCGCTGGCACCTGCTCGTCAATGCCTCCGAGGCACTGCGCAGCATCGTCGAGCGTCACCAGTCCGAGATCAGAGCCGTGGCGATCCACTCCAGGCCCGAGCCTTCTCTCCCTCCTGATCCAGCAAAGACCGAGCCCGCCCCGGAGACGAGCAGCCGGCGACGTGATCGCTGTGAGGCAGCCTTACGGCTCCATGGCGAAGGTCAACCGACCAAGGAGATCGCCCGCCGTCTCGGAGCATCTCGTAACGCCGTGCGTCGCTGGATCCGGGCTGGCCAGTTCGTGCCCTACCGTCGTGCCCCAGGTCCGAGCCAGCTCGACCGTTACATCTCCGTCGTCGAGGCGCGCTGGCAGGAGGGTCAGCGCAGCGCCACCTGTCTCCATCGCGAGTTGTGCGCGCAGGGCTTCACGGGCGGCTACGACATCGTCCGGCGCTGGGTCGCACGGCAGCAGTCGGAGGCCCCGGCTCGACCGCCCTCAGCCCGGATCCCCTCGACACGCCGCATCACCCGGTGGCTGACGGGCGATCCAGCCGTGCTATCGCCCGTGGATCGGGCCTTCACCCAGGCACTCTGCAATGCGGCTCCGCGCTTGAAGCGGGCGGCCGAGGATGTACGCGCCTTTGCCGATCTCCTGCACCAGGACGATCCGGCCGGACTGACACCTTGGCTGGAGGCTGCTGCCAGCGAACTCGGTGGCTTCGTCACCGGGCTTCGGCAGGATGAAAATGCCGTGCGCGCGGCGATCGCCGAGCCCTGGAGCAACGGCCACGTTGAAGGGCAGGTCAACCGCCTCAAGCTGATCAAGCGCAGCATGTATGGTCGAGCCAAGTTCGACCTGCTCCGCCAGCGAGTGCTGCATGCCGCCTAA
- a CDS encoding Ig domain-containing protein, producing MATPAFNWALAFAALLLVFTIIIITKFRSSHFVSSALTKSNLRSGSSGGSSGDGIGSSSIWIGTWVLGFGIFGFVIILSWSYGQGGGEGFTAKFWSIFGTDSMVAIASAGIGGLLGFIFGIPRTLDPSTRVAVAAAASSASPGAGSQAALAANTNLERISDWFTTLLIGATLVQAQNVIEWIGTLGTKYKAGDAALSNEAMVPLIVLYFSALSFLGIYLITRLYLTFALQQTLALLTGVIDTAAPIILTQSLPDATSGSMYAAFQLQATGGTSPLRWSFIPRLPDGIELDGSTGLISGTPSNPVAKSTYQIVVVDSAIPPKSAATNVDLIVK from the coding sequence ATGGCAACTCCGGCATTTAACTGGGCACTTGCATTTGCTGCGCTGTTATTAGTATTCACTATTATAATTATTACCAAATTTCGATCAAGCCACTTTGTATCATCAGCATTAACTAAATCCAATTTAAGATCAGGATCAAGTGGTGGGTCGAGCGGCGATGGGATCGGAAGCTCGTCTATATGGATAGGTACGTGGGTGCTTGGCTTTGGCATATTTGGCTTTGTAATAATCCTTTCATGGAGTTACGGCCAAGGCGGCGGAGAGGGATTTACGGCTAAGTTCTGGAGTATCTTCGGTACCGACAGCATGGTAGCGATAGCTTCAGCAGGGATAGGCGGATTATTAGGTTTTATATTTGGGATACCAAGAACGCTGGATCCCTCGACACGTGTCGCGGTCGCGGCGGCGGCAAGTTCGGCCAGCCCGGGCGCGGGTTCGCAGGCGGCTCTGGCCGCCAACACCAATCTAGAACGGATTTCTGATTGGTTCACAACACTTCTGATTGGCGCTACACTGGTTCAGGCACAGAATGTGATCGAATGGATAGGAACACTCGGCACTAAATACAAGGCGGGAGATGCTGCTCTAAGCAATGAGGCGATGGTGCCGCTAATTGTATTGTATTTTTCTGCACTATCTTTTCTAGGAATTTATTTAATAACGAGGCTTTATCTTACTTTTGCTTTGCAACAAACGCTTGCGTTACTCACCGGGGTGATCGATACGGCAGCGCCCATAATTCTCACGCAAAGTCTCCCCGATGCGACTTCTGGGTCGATGTATGCAGCGTTTCAACTCCAAGCTACAGGAGGTACTTCGCCTCTTCGATGGTCTTTTATTCCACGACTTCCCGATGGTATAGAGCTCGACGGGAGCACTGGCCTCATTTCTGGTACGCCGTCAAATCCCGTCGCGAAATCGACTTACCAGATCGTGGTTGTTGATAGCGCAATACCCCCAAAATCTGCCGCAACTAATGTCGATCTAATAGTCAAATGA
- a CDS encoding flagellin, producing MTQAQSNATPNLPKLQGTRALATAGEATATGKSIYDVSMGKTLAGTAAAATSSTPGVVGINTSNANQMQLSAGFTTYKFDIGSTDTVSDLVSNINKSGIATATIDVQGQLQITGTGSDTLTVGLGKTASGAFAVDGTETAKLTGGATPSAAGGTSAQRSALVGQFNALRTQLDQAARDAGFNGTNLLAGDSLSIAFNEKTGAAKSKLDIQGTSLSSSALGIGEFKDSATAQSGADIGIQNNADLTKAADALSNALANLKSISSTFGSNLSTVQNRQNFTKEMINVLTTGAANLTNADMNEEAANSQALSTRQSLAVSSLSLASQASQGILQLLR from the coding sequence GTGACCCAGGCGCAGTCCAATGCCACTCCCAACCTGCCCAAGCTGCAAGGCACCCGGGCTCTCGCCACGGCCGGCGAGGCCACCGCTACGGGCAAGAGCATCTACGACGTATCCATGGGCAAGACGCTCGCCGGCACGGCTGCGGCGGCTACCTCGAGTACCCCTGGCGTGGTGGGCATCAACACGAGCAACGCCAACCAGATGCAGCTCAGCGCGGGCTTCACCACCTACAAGTTCGACATCGGCTCCACCGACACGGTGAGCGATCTCGTCAGCAACATCAACAAATCGGGTATCGCCACCGCGACGATCGACGTGCAGGGCCAGCTGCAGATCACCGGCACCGGATCGGATACGCTCACGGTGGGCCTGGGCAAGACCGCGTCGGGAGCCTTCGCGGTGGACGGCACCGAGACGGCCAAGCTCACGGGTGGCGCCACGCCCTCGGCGGCCGGCGGCACGTCCGCTCAGCGCTCGGCCCTGGTGGGTCAGTTCAACGCGCTGCGGACCCAGCTGGATCAGGCTGCCCGCGACGCCGGTTTCAACGGCACCAACCTGCTGGCCGGCGACAGCCTGAGCATCGCGTTCAACGAGAAGACCGGCGCGGCCAAGTCCAAGCTGGACATCCAGGGCACGTCGCTCTCCTCCTCCGCGCTGGGCATCGGCGAGTTCAAGGACAGCGCCACGGCTCAGTCGGGCGCCGATATCGGCATCCAGAACAACGCCGACCTCACCAAGGCCGCTGACGCGCTCAGCAACGCGCTGGCGAACCTCAAATCCATCTCCTCCACGTTCGGCTCCAACCTGTCGACGGTTCAGAACCGGCAGAACTTCACGAAGGAGATGATCAACGTGCTGACCACGGGGGCGGCCAACCTCACGAACGCCGACATGAACGAGGAGGCGGCGAACTCGCAGGCCCTGTCGACCCGGCAGTCCCTGGCGGTGTCCTCGCTGTCCCTGGCGAGCCAGGCCAGCCAGGGCATCCTTCAGCTATTGCGCTGA
- a CDS encoding radical SAM protein encodes MSTTHNVFVHERDGRHFLYAPLRDIVVELDTRTASAVREMLNGNAVTEFDGRKDWLEFLTELRSDDFQSPSHNRSLNADKDAVSHYAPTSVVLSLTKECNLRCVYCYIHGGEEAGSMEFDIARASIDFVASNARSRNFGNFGVSFHGEGEPTFKWSLFKNTVIYAQQVANELSIGLGLFLTSNGMWSTAQYDFITKHFDGISISLDGLESIQNSQRPTSSGEGSFGIVSKNLKRLKADGVQCAVRLTVMRSSIGGIIPFLEYIKSETLVKDVQLEPLFNSGRGVGLQAIDRNFELDFASELIKAQKFGKEIGLNLTYSGCVNPTSHKHFCGATGQEPNFVVMSDGTISSCYEVSKESHKLGEFFLYGTFNKETGRFELSNERLERLMHYKKSESSPCNSCFAQSNCVGDCLTRRELHQLISGEGSSSRCSLNREVLSRSLVHRLDGATEARS; translated from the coding sequence ATGTCGACAACTCATAATGTCTTCGTTCATGAACGCGACGGACGCCATTTCTTATACGCCCCGCTTAGAGATATTGTAGTTGAATTAGATACGCGTACAGCGTCTGCCGTCAGAGAAATGCTGAACGGTAATGCAGTTACCGAATTCGATGGAAGAAAGGACTGGCTAGAGTTCCTTACTGAGCTTCGAAGTGATGATTTTCAATCTCCCAGCCATAATAGATCATTGAACGCGGATAAGGATGCTGTTTCACACTATGCCCCAACATCTGTTGTCTTATCGTTAACCAAAGAATGCAATCTTCGCTGCGTATATTGCTACATTCATGGTGGAGAAGAAGCTGGATCGATGGAGTTTGACATTGCGAGGGCTTCGATAGATTTCGTAGCATCGAATGCACGTTCCAGAAATTTTGGGAATTTCGGCGTAAGTTTTCATGGCGAAGGAGAACCTACTTTTAAATGGTCACTATTTAAGAATACTGTGATTTACGCACAACAAGTTGCAAATGAGCTGTCAATCGGTTTGGGTTTATTCTTAACCTCGAATGGAATGTGGAGCACAGCTCAATATGATTTTATAACAAAACATTTCGACGGTATTTCTATTTCTTTAGACGGACTTGAATCTATCCAAAATTCACAACGGCCCACAAGTTCTGGAGAGGGTTCGTTCGGGATTGTAAGCAAAAATCTCAAGCGTCTTAAAGCTGACGGTGTTCAATGTGCTGTTAGACTAACCGTAATGAGATCGTCTATTGGCGGCATAATTCCATTTCTCGAATATATAAAAAGCGAAACTTTGGTAAAGGACGTTCAACTTGAGCCTCTCTTTAATAGCGGACGTGGCGTTGGATTACAAGCAATCGATAGAAATTTTGAATTAGATTTCGCTAGTGAACTAATAAAAGCTCAGAAATTTGGTAAAGAGATTGGCTTAAATCTTACATATTCTGGATGTGTGAACCCCACTTCCCATAAGCATTTTTGTGGAGCAACTGGTCAAGAGCCAAATTTTGTGGTTATGAGCGACGGTACAATTTCGTCCTGTTACGAAGTGAGCAAGGAGTCGCACAAACTTGGAGAGTTTTTTTTATATGGAACTTTCAATAAGGAGACTGGAAGATTCGAGCTTTCCAACGAACGTCTAGAGCGCCTCATGCATTACAAGAAAAGCGAAAGCAGCCCCTGCAACAGCTGCTTCGCCCAAAGCAACTGCGTCGGTGACTGCTTGACAAGGCGCGAGTTGCATCAACTAATATCGGGTGAGGGTAGCTCATCTCGTTGCTCTTTAAATAGGGAGGTGCTCAGCCGGTCTCTGGTGCATCGGCTGGATGGCGCAACTGAAGCAAGATCGTAA